A portion of the Citrobacter rodentium NBRC 105723 = DSM 16636 genome contains these proteins:
- a CDS encoding YqcC family protein: MTTHDRVRQQLHALEALLREHQHWRMDEPDAHLFTSTQPFCMDTMEPLEWLQWVLIPRMHALLDSQQPLPDAFAVAPYYEVALSADHPQRGVLLDALQALDALFAQDKS, translated from the coding sequence ACGTCAGCAGCTTCATGCTCTTGAAGCGCTGCTGCGTGAACATCAACACTGGCGGATGGATGAACCCGACGCCCACCTGTTTACCAGTACCCAGCCGTTTTGCATGGATACAATGGAGCCGCTCGAGTGGCTGCAATGGGTATTGATACCGCGGATGCATGCCCTGCTGGACAGCCAGCAGCCGCTGCCCGACGCCTTTGCCGTCGCGCCGTATTATGAAGTGGCGCTGAGTGCCGATCATCCTCAGCGCGGGGTACTGCTCGATGCGCTGCAGGCGTTGGATGCGCTGTTCGCGCAAGATAAGTCCTGA
- the barA gene encoding two-component sensor histidine kinase BarA gives MTNYSLRARMMILILAPTVLIGLLLSIFFVVHRYHDLQRQLEDAGASIIEPLAVSTEYGMNLQNRESIGQLISVLHRRHSDIVRAISVYDENNRLFVTSNFNLNQSQLKLPQGAPFPRRLSVERHGDILILRTPIVSESYSPDESPVTDAKNAKNMLGYVALELDLKSVRLQQYKEIFISTVMMLFCIGIALIFGWRLMRDVTGPIRNMVNTVDRIRRGQLDSRVEGFMLGELDMLKNGINSMAMSLAAYHEEMQHNIDQATSDLRETLEQMEIQNVELDLAKKRAQEAARIKSEFLANMSHELRTPLNGVIGFTRLTLKTELNTTQRDHLNTIERSANNLLAIINDVLDFSKLEAGKLILESIPFALRNTLDEVVTLLAHSSHDKGLELTLNIKNDVPDNVIGDPLRLQQVITNLVGNAIKFTENGNIDILVEKRSISNTKVQIEVQIRDTGIGIPERDQSRLFQAFRQADASISRRHGGTGLGLVITQKLVNEMGGDISFHSQPNRGSTFWFHINLDLNPSVISDGPATMSLAGKRIAYVEPNATAAQCTLDILSETPLEVIYSPTFSALAAEHYDIMLLGVAVTFKEPLTMQHERLIQATKMTDYLMLALPCHAQVNAEKLKQDGVASCLLKPLTSTRLLPALVELCRHNHHDNALPVNDRKIAMTVMAVDDNPANLKLIGALLDDLVQHVELCDSGQQAVDRAKQMQFDLILMDIQMPDMDGIRACELIHQLPHQQQTPVIAVTAHAMAGQKEKLLSAGMNDYLAKPIEEDKLHSLLLRYKPGTGVTTRVLTAEGPEPSVNPNATLDWQLALRQAAGKADLARDMLQMLIDFLPEVRNRIEEQLVGEDPGGIVDLIHKLHGSCGYSGVPRMKNLCQLLEGQLRNGTPESELEPEFLELLDEMDNVAREAKKVLG, from the coding sequence ATGACCAACTACAGCCTGCGCGCTCGCATGATGATTCTGATCCTGGCGCCGACCGTACTTATCGGATTACTGCTCAGCATCTTTTTTGTCGTCCATCGCTATCACGACCTGCAGCGTCAACTGGAAGATGCCGGGGCCAGCATTATTGAGCCTCTCGCAGTCTCTACCGAATATGGCATGAACCTGCAAAATCGTGAGTCCATCGGCCAGCTTATCAGCGTTCTGCATCGTCGCCATTCGGATATTGTGCGGGCGATTTCAGTCTACGATGAGAATAATCGGCTGTTCGTTACCTCTAACTTCAACCTCAATCAGTCACAACTAAAGCTTCCGCAGGGCGCACCCTTCCCGCGTCGGCTGAGCGTTGAACGGCACGGCGATATTTTAATTCTGCGAACGCCGATTGTATCGGAAAGCTATTCGCCGGATGAGTCGCCGGTGACCGATGCGAAAAACGCGAAAAATATGTTGGGATATGTGGCGCTTGAGCTGGATCTCAAGTCTGTTCGCCTGCAGCAGTATAAAGAAATTTTCATCTCCACCGTGATGATGCTGTTTTGCATCGGCATTGCGCTTATCTTCGGCTGGCGTCTGATGCGCGACGTCACCGGGCCTATCCGCAATATGGTCAATACGGTGGACCGTATTCGCCGCGGCCAGCTCGACAGCCGCGTCGAAGGCTTTATGCTCGGCGAGCTGGATATGTTGAAAAACGGCATCAACTCAATGGCGATGTCGCTCGCCGCCTATCACGAAGAGATGCAGCACAATATCGATCAGGCCACCTCCGATCTGCGTGAAACGCTGGAGCAGATGGAGATCCAGAACGTTGAACTGGATCTGGCGAAGAAACGTGCGCAGGAGGCCGCGCGCATTAAGTCCGAGTTCCTGGCGAACATGTCCCATGAACTGCGCACGCCGCTGAATGGCGTGATTGGCTTCACCCGCCTGACGCTGAAAACCGAGCTGAATACCACCCAGCGCGACCACCTCAATACCATCGAACGCTCGGCGAATAATCTGCTGGCGATCATTAACGACGTGCTGGATTTCTCCAAGCTGGAAGCGGGTAAACTGATTCTGGAAAGCATCCCCTTCGCCCTGCGCAATACGCTGGACGAGGTGGTCACGCTGCTGGCGCATTCGTCGCATGATAAAGGCCTTGAACTGACGCTCAATATCAAAAATGACGTGCCGGATAACGTCATTGGCGATCCGCTGCGTTTACAGCAGGTGATCACTAACCTGGTCGGCAATGCGATTAAGTTTACCGAGAACGGCAATATCGACATTCTGGTCGAGAAACGTTCGATCAGTAACACCAAGGTACAGATAGAGGTGCAAATCCGCGACACCGGCATCGGTATTCCCGAACGCGATCAGTCGCGTCTGTTCCAGGCCTTCCGGCAGGCCGACGCCAGCATCTCCCGCCGTCACGGCGGCACCGGGCTGGGGCTGGTGATTACGCAAAAACTGGTTAACGAAATGGGCGGCGATATCTCTTTCCACAGCCAGCCAAACCGGGGCTCTACCTTCTGGTTCCATATCAATCTCGATCTCAATCCGAGCGTGATCAGCGACGGGCCAGCCACGATGAGCCTGGCGGGCAAACGCATCGCCTACGTTGAGCCAAACGCCACCGCCGCACAGTGTACGCTGGATATTCTCAGCGAAACCCCGCTGGAGGTGATTTACAGCCCGACCTTCTCGGCGCTGGCCGCTGAACATTACGATATTATGCTGCTGGGCGTCGCCGTCACCTTCAAAGAGCCGTTGACGATGCAGCATGAGCGGTTGATTCAGGCGACAAAAATGACCGATTACCTGATGCTGGCGCTGCCCTGCCACGCTCAGGTCAACGCCGAGAAACTCAAGCAGGACGGCGTGGCGAGCTGTCTGTTAAAACCGCTGACCTCGACGCGTCTGCTTCCGGCGCTGGTGGAGCTGTGTCGCCATAACCACCACGATAACGCCCTGCCGGTAAACGATCGCAAGATCGCCATGACGGTAATGGCGGTGGATGATAATCCCGCTAACCTGAAGCTGATCGGCGCCCTGCTGGACGATCTGGTTCAGCACGTCGAACTATGCGACAGCGGTCAGCAGGCGGTCGATCGCGCCAAACAGATGCAGTTCGATCTGATCCTGATGGATATTCAGATGCCGGACATGGACGGCATCCGGGCCTGCGAGCTGATTCATCAGTTGCCGCATCAGCAGCAGACGCCGGTCATCGCGGTGACCGCCCATGCGATGGCGGGTCAGAAAGAGAAGCTTCTGAGCGCCGGTATGAATGACTATCTGGCGAAACCGATCGAAGAAGACAAGCTGCATAGCCTGTTACTGCGCTACAAGCCGGGCACCGGCGTGACCACCCGCGTGCTGACGGCGGAAGGGCCAGAGCCCTCCGTCAACCCAAACGCCACGCTGGACTGGCAGCTGGCGCTGCGTCAGGCGGCCGGAAAAGCCGATCTGGCGCGCGATATGCTGCAAATGCTGATCGATTTTCTGCCGGAGGTGCGTAACAGAATCGAAGAACAGCTGGTCGGAGAGGATCCGGGGGGAATCGTGGATTTGATCCATAAGCTGCACGGCAGCTGCGGCTATAGCGGCGTGCCGCGCATGAAAAACCTGTGCCAGTTGCTGGAAGGACAGCTACGTAACGGTACGCCGGAAAGCGAGCTGGAACCGGAATTTCTGGAGCTGCTTGACGAGATGGATAACGTGGCGCGCGAAGCGAAGAAGGTGCTGGGATGA
- a CDS encoding glycerate kinase, which translates to MKIVIAPDSYKESLSALEVASAIEQGFREVWPDADYVKLPVADGGEGTVEAMVAATAGRIVDVKVTGPLGEQITAFYGLSGDERSAFIEMAAASGLEQVPFHQRDPLKTTSWGTGELIRHALDAGVEHIIIGLGGSATNDGGAGMVQALGAKLLDAQHNDIAPGGAGLETLARIDISQLDKRLADCRIEVACDVTNPLTGKEGASAVFGPQKGATPEMIVRLDKALEQYAQLIARDLDVDVSTLAGGGAAGGMGAALYAFCGAQLRRGIEIVTDALQLEACVADADLVITGEGRIDSQTIHGKVPVGVAKVAKRYNKPVIGIAGSLTADVGVVHDHGLDAVFSVIYTICTLDDALKNAEDNVRMTARNVAATFSIGLLSR; encoded by the coding sequence ATGAAAATAGTGATCGCACCGGACTCATATAAGGAAAGTTTGAGCGCACTTGAGGTGGCGAGCGCCATTGAGCAGGGCTTTCGTGAGGTCTGGCCTGATGCGGATTACGTAAAACTGCCGGTCGCTGATGGCGGTGAAGGTACGGTTGAAGCCATGGTTGCGGCGACGGCGGGACGCATTGTTGACGTCAAGGTTACTGGCCCTCTGGGCGAGCAGATTACGGCATTTTACGGTTTATCAGGCGACGAGCGCTCGGCCTTCATTGAGATGGCGGCGGCGAGCGGTCTGGAGCAGGTTCCCTTTCACCAGCGCGATCCGTTAAAAACCACCTCCTGGGGAACCGGGGAACTGATTCGTCATGCGCTGGATGCGGGCGTTGAACATATTATTATCGGACTTGGCGGCAGCGCGACCAACGATGGCGGGGCGGGCATGGTGCAGGCGCTGGGCGCGAAACTGCTTGATGCGCAGCACAACGACATCGCCCCGGGCGGCGCGGGGCTGGAGACGCTGGCGCGTATTGATATCAGCCAGCTTGATAAGCGGCTTGCTGATTGTCGCATTGAGGTGGCGTGCGATGTCACCAATCCGTTGACCGGAAAAGAGGGCGCATCGGCGGTGTTCGGCCCGCAAAAAGGGGCGACGCCGGAGATGATTGTCCGGCTGGATAAGGCGCTGGAGCAGTATGCGCAACTGATTGCCCGCGATCTGGATGTGGATGTTTCAACGCTGGCGGGCGGCGGCGCGGCAGGTGGAATGGGGGCGGCGCTGTATGCGTTTTGCGGCGCCCAGCTGCGACGCGGTATTGAGATTGTCACCGACGCGCTGCAACTGGAGGCGTGCGTAGCCGACGCCGACCTGGTGATCACCGGCGAAGGGCGCATCGACAGTCAGACCATTCACGGTAAAGTACCGGTAGGGGTGGCAAAGGTGGCGAAGCGATACAACAAGCCGGTAATCGGCATCGCAGGTAGCCTGACGGCGGATGTCGGTGTGGTACACGATCACGGGCTGGACGCGGTGTTTAGCGTAATTTACACCATCTGCACCCTGGACGACGCGCTGAAGAATGCGGAAGACAACGTGCGGATGACGGCGCGAAATGTGGCGGCAACGTTCAGTATTGGGCTGCTTTCACGCTAG
- the gudD gene encoding glucarate dehydratase, with protein MSTQFTTPVVTTMQVIPVAGHDSMLMNLSGAHAPFFTRNIVIIKDNSGHTGVGEIPGGEKIRKTLEDAIPLVVGKALGEYKNVLNAVRNEFADRDAGGRGLQTFDLRTTIHVVTGIEAALLDLLGQHLGVNVASLLGDGQQRSEVEMLGYLFFVGNRKATPLPYQSQPDEKCDWYRLRHEEAMTPDAVVRLAEAAYEKYGFNDFKLKGGVLAGEEEAESIVALAKRFPQARVTLDPNGAWSLNEAIKIGKYLKGTLAYAEDPCGAEQGFSGREVMAEFRRATGLPTATNMIATDWRQMGHTLSLQSVDIPLADPHFWTMQGSVRVAQMCHEFGLTWGSHSNNHFDISLAMFTHVAAAAPGKITAIDTHWIWQEGNQRLTKEPFEIKGGMVQVPAKPGLGIEIDMDQVMKAHELYQKYGLGARDDAMGMQYLIPNWTFDNKRPCMVR; from the coding sequence ATGAGCACACAATTTACCACTCCCGTTGTTACCACCATGCAGGTGATCCCGGTTGCGGGTCACGACAGCATGCTGATGAACCTGAGCGGCGCGCACGCTCCGTTCTTCACGCGTAACATCGTCATTATTAAAGATAACTCCGGTCATACCGGCGTCGGTGAAATTCCCGGCGGTGAGAAAATCCGTAAAACGCTGGAGGATGCTATTCCGCTGGTCGTGGGCAAGGCGCTTGGTGAATACAAAAACGTGCTGAACGCGGTGCGGAATGAATTTGCCGATCGCGACGCGGGCGGCCGTGGCTTACAGACCTTCGACCTGCGCACCACCATCCACGTGGTGACCGGTATTGAAGCAGCGCTGCTTGACCTGCTGGGGCAGCATCTGGGCGTTAACGTGGCGTCGCTGCTCGGCGACGGTCAGCAGCGTAGCGAAGTGGAAATGCTCGGCTATCTGTTCTTCGTCGGCAACCGCAAGGCTACGCCGCTGCCGTACCAGAGCCAGCCGGATGAGAAGTGCGACTGGTATCGTCTGCGTCACGAAGAGGCGATGACCCCGGACGCGGTGGTGCGCCTGGCGGAAGCGGCGTACGAAAAATATGGCTTCAACGACTTCAAACTGAAGGGCGGGGTGCTGGCCGGGGAAGAAGAGGCGGAATCCATTGTCGCGCTGGCGAAACGCTTCCCGCAGGCGCGGGTGACGCTGGACCCGAACGGTGCATGGTCGCTGAATGAGGCGATTAAAATTGGTAAGTACCTGAAAGGCACGCTGGCCTACGCGGAAGATCCGTGCGGCGCCGAGCAAGGCTTCTCCGGACGCGAAGTGATGGCGGAATTCCGTCGCGCTACCGGCCTGCCGACGGCCACCAACATGATCGCCACCGACTGGCGTCAGATGGGCCATACGCTGTCTCTGCAATCGGTGGATATTCCGCTGGCGGATCCGCACTTCTGGACGATGCAGGGGTCTGTCCGCGTGGCGCAGATGTGCCATGAGTTTGGCCTGACCTGGGGCTCGCATTCCAACAACCACTTCGATATTTCTCTGGCGATGTTTACCCACGTCGCGGCGGCGGCGCCGGGCAAAATCACCGCTATCGATACCCACTGGATCTGGCAGGAAGGCAACCAGCGCCTGACCAAAGAGCCGTTTGAAATTAAAGGCGGGATGGTGCAGGTGCCGGCGAAACCGGGTCTGGGCATTGAGATTGATATGGATCAGGTGATGAAAGCGCATGAGCTGTATCAGAAATACGGTCTGGGCGCGCGTGACGACGCGATGGGCATGCAGTATCTGATCCCGAACTGGACCTTTGATAACAAACGTCCTTGTATGGTGCGTTAA
- a CDS encoding flavodoxin: protein MAEVGIFVGTMYGNALLVAEEAEAILTAQGHNATVFEDPELSDWQRYQDKVALVVTSTTGQGDLPDSIAPLFQGIKDQLGFQPNLRYGVIALGDSSYTHFCNGGKQFDALLQEQSARRVGEMLLIDASEHPEPESESNPWVEHWGTLLS, encoded by the coding sequence ATGGCGGAAGTGGGTATTTTTGTCGGGACAATGTACGGAAACGCGCTGTTGGTTGCCGAAGAGGCTGAAGCGATCCTGACGGCGCAGGGGCATAACGCAACCGTTTTTGAGGACCCTGAACTGAGCGACTGGCAGCGCTACCAGGATAAAGTCGCGCTGGTGGTGACCTCAACTACCGGGCAGGGCGATTTACCTGACAGCATCGCGCCGCTGTTCCAGGGTATTAAGGATCAGCTCGGGTTTCAGCCAAATCTGCGCTACGGGGTGATTGCGCTGGGAGACAGCAGCTATACGCATTTTTGTAACGGCGGCAAGCAGTTTGACGCTCTGTTGCAGGAACAAAGCGCCCGACGCGTGGGTGAAATGTTATTGATTGACGCCAGCGAACATCCTGAACCGGAAAGCGAATCCAATCCCTGGGTGGAACACTGGGGAACACTTCTCTCCTGA
- a CDS encoding IS110-like element ISCro4 family transposase encodes MEQELHFIGIDVSKAKLDVDVLRPDGRHRSKKFANTPKGHDELLRWLSGHRVAPAHICMEATSTYMEDVAAHLSDAGYTVSVINPALGKAFAQSEGLRSKTDAVDARMLAEFCRQKRPPAWEAPHPVERALRALVLRHQSLTDMHTQELNRLETAREVQRPSIDAHLLWLHAELKRIEKQIKDLTDDDPDMKHRRKLLESIPGIGEKTSAVLLAYTGLKERFTHARQFAAFAGLTPRRYESGSSVNRASRMSKAGHASLRRALYMPAMVAVSKTEWGRAFRDRLAGNGKKGKVIIGAMMRKLAQVAYGVLKSGVPFDASRHNPVAA; translated from the coding sequence ATGGAACAGGAACTTCATTTTATCGGTATCGATGTCTCTAAAGCTAAGCTGGATGTCGATGTGTTGCGGCCTGATGGCCGTCACCGCAGCAAAAAATTTGCCAACACCCCGAAGGGCCACGACGAACTTCTCCGCTGGCTCAGCGGTCATCGCGTGGCACCGGCACATATCTGCATGGAAGCCACCAGTACGTATATGGAAGACGTTGCCGCTCATCTCAGTGATGCCGGTTACACCGTCTCCGTCATCAACCCCGCCCTGGGTAAAGCCTTTGCACAGAGTGAAGGTCTGCGCAGCAAAACCGATGCAGTGGATGCCCGTATGCTGGCAGAGTTCTGTCGTCAGAAGCGCCCTCCGGCGTGGGAAGCCCCGCATCCGGTTGAACGGGCCCTGCGGGCTCTGGTGCTGCGCCATCAGTCGCTGACGGACATGCACACGCAGGAGCTGAACCGCCTGGAGACAGCGCGTGAGGTGCAGCGTCCGAGTATAGACGCCCATCTGCTGTGGCTTCATGCCGAACTTAAGCGCATCGAAAAGCAGATAAAGGACCTGACGGATGATGACCCGGATATGAAGCACCGCAGGAAGCTGCTGGAAAGTATCCCGGGCATCGGGGAGAAAACGTCCGCGGTATTACTGGCTTATACCGGTCTGAAGGAGCGCTTCACCCATGCCAGGCAGTTCGCCGCTTTTGCGGGTCTGACGCCGCGGCGGTATGAATCAGGCAGCAGTGTGAACAGGGCCAGCCGGATGAGTAAAGCCGGACATGCGTCGCTTCGCAGGGCGCTGTATATGCCTGCGATGGTGGCGGTAAGTAAAACGGAATGGGGAAGAGCGTTCCGTGACCGTCTGGCAGGGAACGGTAAAAAAGGGAAAGTGATAATCGGTGCGATGATGCGCAAGCTGGCGCAGGTGGCGTACGGTGTTCTGAAGTCAGGCGTGCCGTTCGATGCGTCCCGGCATAATCCGGTAGCAGCGTAA
- the gudP gene encoding galactarate/glucarate/glycerate transporter GudP, with the protein MSSLSQAASSAEKRTNARYWIVVMLFIVTSFNYGDRATLSIAGSEMAKDIGLDPVGMGYVFSAFSWAYVIGQIPGGWLLDRFGSKRVYFWSIFVWSMFTLLQGFVDIFSGFGIIVALFTLRFLVGLAEAPSFPGNSRIVAAWFPAQERGTAVAIFNSAQYFATVIFAPIMGWLTHEVGWSHVFFFMGGLGIVISFIWLKVIHEPNQHPGVNQKELEYIAEGGALINMDQKNNKVKVPFSVKWGQIKQLLGSRMMIGVYIGQYCINALTYFFITWFPVYLVQARGMSILKAGFVASVPAICGFVGGVLGGIISDWLMRRTGSLNIARKTPIVMGMLLSMVMVFCNYVNVEWMIIGFMALAFFGKGIGALGWAVMADTAPKEISGLSGGLFNMFGNISGIVTPIAIGYIVGSTGSFNGALIYVGVHALVAVLSYLVLVGDIKRIELKPVAGQ; encoded by the coding sequence ATGAGTTCATTAAGTCAGGCTGCGAGCAGTGCGGAAAAACGCACCAACGCCCGCTACTGGATAGTGGTGATGCTGTTTATCGTCACCTCCTTCAACTACGGCGACCGCGCGACGTTATCGATCGCGGGTTCAGAAATGGCCAAAGACATCGGCCTGGATCCGGTAGGTATGGGGTACGTTTTCTCTGCGTTCTCATGGGCCTATGTTATCGGCCAGATCCCGGGCGGCTGGCTGCTCGACCGTTTTGGTTCCAAACGCGTCTACTTCTGGTCCATCTTTGTCTGGTCGATGTTTACCCTCCTGCAGGGCTTCGTCGATATCTTTAGCGGCTTCGGCATTATCGTCGCGCTGTTTACGCTGCGTTTCCTCGTCGGTCTGGCGGAAGCGCCTTCCTTCCCCGGCAACAGCCGTATTGTCGCGGCGTGGTTCCCGGCGCAGGAAAGGGGAACTGCGGTGGCGATTTTTAACTCCGCGCAGTATTTCGCGACCGTTATCTTCGCCCCGATCATGGGCTGGCTGACTCACGAAGTGGGCTGGTCGCATGTGTTCTTCTTTATGGGCGGTCTGGGGATCGTGATTAGCTTTATCTGGCTGAAAGTGATCCATGAGCCGAACCAGCATCCGGGTGTTAACCAGAAAGAGCTGGAGTACATTGCGGAAGGCGGCGCGCTGATCAACATGGATCAGAAAAACAACAAGGTGAAAGTGCCGTTCAGCGTCAAATGGGGGCAGATTAAACAGCTGCTGGGTTCCCGTATGATGATCGGTGTTTATATCGGCCAGTACTGCATCAACGCCCTGACTTACTTCTTCATTACCTGGTTCCCGGTCTATCTGGTGCAGGCGCGCGGCATGTCGATTCTGAAAGCAGGTTTCGTGGCCTCCGTTCCGGCTATCTGCGGCTTTGTCGGCGGCGTGCTGGGCGGCATTATCTCTGACTGGTTGATGCGTCGTACCGGATCGCTGAATATTGCCCGTAAGACGCCGATCGTGATGGGGATGCTGCTGTCGATGGTGATGGTGTTCTGTAACTACGTCAACGTCGAGTGGATGATCATCGGCTTTATGGCGCTGGCGTTCTTCGGCAAAGGCATTGGCGCGCTGGGCTGGGCGGTAATGGCCGATACCGCGCCGAAAGAGATCAGCGGTCTGAGCGGCGGTCTGTTCAATATGTTCGGTAACATCTCCGGCATTGTGACGCCTATCGCTATCGGCTATATCGTCGGCAGTACCGGCTCCTTTAACGGCGCGCTGATTTACGTGGGGGTCCATGCGCTGGTCGCGGTGCTGAGCTACCTGGTGCTGGTCGGCGATATTAAACGTATTGAACTGAAACCTGTCGCGGGGCAATGA
- a CDS encoding enolase C-terminal domain-like protein — MTTQSSPVITDMKVIPVAGHDSMLLNIGGAHNAYFTRNIVVLTDNAGNTGVGEAPGGEVIYQTLVDAIPMVLGQEVARLNKVVQQVHKGNQAADFDTFGKGAWTFELRVNAVAALEAALLDLLGKALNVPVCELLGPGKQRDAVTVLGYLFYIGDRAKTDLPYLETTPGNHDWYHLRHQEALNSDAVVRLAEASQDRYGFKDFKLKGGVLPGEQEIETARALKKRFPDARITVDPNGAWLLDEAIALCKGLNDVLTYAEDPCGAEQGFSGREVMAEFRRATGLPVATNMIATNWREMGHAVMLNAVDIPLADPHFWTLSGAVRVAQLCDDWGLTWGCHSNNHFDISLAMFTHVGAAAPGNPTAIDTHWIWQEGDCRLTKNPLEIKNGKIAVPDAPGLGVELDWDQVQKAHEAYKALPGGARNDAGPMQYLIPGWTFDRKRPVFGRH; from the coding sequence ATGACAACGCAATCGAGTCCGGTTATTACCGATATGAAGGTCATTCCGGTGGCCGGGCATGACAGTATGCTGCTTAACATTGGCGGCGCCCATAACGCGTATTTCACCCGCAATATCGTGGTGCTCACCGACAACGCCGGGAATACCGGCGTTGGCGAAGCGCCGGGTGGCGAGGTGATCTACCAGACGCTGGTCGATGCCATTCCGATGGTGCTCGGTCAGGAAGTGGCGCGGCTGAACAAAGTGGTGCAGCAGGTACATAAAGGCAACCAGGCGGCCGATTTCGATACATTCGGTAAAGGCGCATGGACGTTTGAACTGCGGGTGAACGCGGTCGCCGCGCTGGAAGCGGCGCTGCTCGACCTTCTGGGTAAAGCGCTCAACGTACCGGTCTGCGAACTGCTGGGGCCGGGCAAACAGCGCGATGCGGTCACCGTGTTGGGCTACCTGTTCTATATCGGTGATCGCGCCAAAACCGATCTGCCGTATCTGGAAACCACGCCGGGCAATCATGACTGGTATCACCTGCGCCACCAGGAAGCACTGAACAGCGACGCGGTGGTGCGGCTGGCGGAAGCCTCTCAGGATCGCTACGGCTTTAAGGATTTCAAACTGAAAGGGGGCGTGCTGCCGGGCGAGCAGGAGATTGAAACGGCCCGCGCGCTGAAAAAACGCTTCCCTGACGCGCGTATTACCGTTGACCCTAACGGCGCCTGGCTGCTGGATGAAGCCATCGCGTTGTGCAAAGGGCTCAACGATGTGCTCACCTACGCGGAAGATCCCTGCGGCGCGGAACAGGGCTTCTCCGGTCGCGAAGTGATGGCGGAGTTCCGTCGGGCGACCGGGCTGCCGGTGGCGACCAATATGATCGCCACCAACTGGCGTGAAATGGGCCATGCGGTGATGCTCAACGCCGTTGATATACCGCTGGCCGATCCGCATTTCTGGACGCTCTCCGGCGCGGTACGTGTGGCACAGTTGTGCGACGACTGGGGGCTGACCTGGGGCTGCCACTCCAATAACCACTTTGATATCTCTCTGGCGATGTTTACCCACGTTGGCGCCGCTGCGCCGGGTAATCCCACCGCCATCGACACCCACTGGATCTGGCAGGAGGGCGACTGCCGCCTGACCAAAAATCCGCTGGAGATTAAAAACGGAAAAATTGCTGTTCCGGACGCGCCCGGGCTGGGCGTGGAGCTGGACTGGGATCAGGTGCAGAAGGCGCATGAAGCCTATAAAGCGCTGCCCGGCGGCGCGCGTAACGACGCGGGCCCGATGCAGTATCTGATCCCCGGCTGGACTTTTGACCGTAAACGCCCGGTTTTCGGTCGCCACTGA